The Streptomyces sp. NBC_00286 nucleotide sequence TGACCCTGGCGCTGACCGGACTCGGTCTCGTCGGCGGGGCTGTCAGTGCCGTGGGGCCGGTGGCTTCCGGAGCGGGAACGCAGTTGCTGGTCGCGGCTGCCGTGGGCGCCGGGATGCCGTTGCCCGAACCAGGCTGGCAGCGCGCCCTGTTCTTCTTCGGCGGCGCGGTCTGGCTGATCGTGCTGCGGCTTGTGCTGCCGACACCCGGGGCCCTGGTCAACGACCTCCGCGACTTCCGCTTCGACGGGGAGCGGGCAGCCGTGGCCTCCGTGTACGAGGCCGTCGCCGCGCTGCTCGCCGCCGTGGGCGGTGACGACGCCATGGCCCGGCGTGCCGCGCTGACCGCCGCGCTCGATCACGCGCAGGACGCGCTCGCGGGACCGCGGCTGCGGCGGTACGCCAGTTCCGCGGCCGAACGGCGACTGCGCGCGCAGTACGCCGCCGCACTGCCCCTCGCCGAGGCCGCGACCGCGCTCGCCTGGTCCGGGGACGCCCTGCCCGCGCGGGCTGCGGACGGGCCGCGACGGCTCGCCGTGGCCGTACGGACGGGGGAGGCCTGTGGGCCGCTGCCCGCGCCCTCCCGTTCCGTACCGGGTTTGCGGGCCCTCGACGACGCGCTGCTGCACGCGGCTGAAGCCTTCGACCGGGGCGGCAAGAAGCCCAGCCCCAAGGGTTCCAGCGGGCCCATCGACCTCGGCGCTCAGCTGACCGCCCGCCATGGTCTGCATCTACGTCCCGTCCGCGCCAAGGCCCTCCTGCGTACGGTCACCGGCGCCGGAGGCCGCGAGTACGGGCTCCGGGTGGCGCTGAGCTTCGGCGCGAGCGCCGCCGTCGCACAGGCGCTGCACCATGTGCACTGGTACTGGCTCCCGGCCACCGCCGTCTTCCTCGTCAAGCCCGACCTCGGGCCACTCGTCTCGCGCGTACTGTGCCGGGCCGCGGGAACCGTCCTCGGCGCGGTCGTGTTCGCCGGGTTCGCCGCGGTACTGCCCGCGCCGGAAGGGCTCGTGGCGCTCGTGGCCGTCAGCGGGGCCCTGATCCCGGTCGCCCTACGGCACTTCGCCGCCCAGACCGCCGTCATCACCGTGCTGGTGCTCTCGCTCGTCATGGTCGGCGGCGAACCGCAGGCCTCCTGGAGCCGCATCGGCGAGACGCTGCTGGCCTGCGCGATCGTGCTGCTCGTCGGACATCTGCCGGCACCGGGACAGCGCGGCGGGAACGTACGGGCCCGCCTGGGGCGTGCGACCGAGGCGGCGCACGCGTACCTGGCGCAGGTGCTCAGCGGCGCCGACGACCGCGCGGCACGCTGGGCCCTGCGCCGCGAGGCCTACCGGACGCTGGCCGAGGCCCGCGCCGCGATCGACCGCGCCTCCGCCGAACTCCCCACCCTGGCACGGCACACGGAAGGCACCGACGAGGTGGCGGACACCCTCGAACGCCTCGTGGACACGACCACCGCATGCGCCGTCCACCTCGACGACACGGGACGGCTCACCCCGCAGCACACCGAACGCATCGCAACTCTGCTGGACGAACTCGTCGAGCGGCGGGAGCGGGCGGGGCTCACATCGGAGTACGACCGGTTGGGTCCGGGCTCGAGCCTGAACTTGAGTGCCTGATCAGCTCGTACGGGTCTGTCTCAGCCTGTACGGACTTGGCTCAGCCTGTACGGACCTGGCTCAGCCTGTACGAACGTGACTCAAGGAAGGGCAAGGGAGCGCGAGGACACGCAAGGACACGCAAGGAAGCCCTCACACCCGTATTCGCGCCCACACCGGAGCATGATCCGAGCCCGCCTCGTCCCGGCGCGCACTCGGATCGTCGCCCACCGACGGCAGCGTGGTGACCTCCTGGGCCGGAGCGCCGGTCCCCGCGCCGGTCACATGGTCGAGGAGGAGGCGGCTGACCAGTATGTGGTCGATCAGTTCGGGGCGGCCGGCGTGCACCCGGGAGAATCGTTGCTTCTCGTCGATGAGCGGGGCGATGTTCCACAGGCGGGACGCGTCGCCCTTGTCGGGGCGCTCGAAGCCGGGGGTCTTGATCTCGGAACCCGGCGGACCCTGGAGGATCTGGGTCGTGGCGGCGGCGATCTCGTCGTTGAGGTCGCCGAGGACGGCCACGTTCCGCTCCCGGCCCTTGCCGTCGAGGAACTCGTCGGCGAGCGCGCGCAACGTCGTGGCCTCGGCGGCCCGCCGATAGAGGGCATACGCGCCGTACCGCGCCCGCTCGCCCTCGTCCCGCGGCTGGAACCGCCCGCCCGGATAGGTCAGCAGCTTCGACTTCAGGTGGCACACCGCCACCGTCAGGGTCATCGCCCCCATGGCGATCTCCACCGCCAGGAAACCGCGGCCCGTGCGATCCACCGGCTCACCGTCGTCGTCGCCCTGCACGGGCCGCAGTGGTGTGGGGAAGGCGTTCGTGTCGGCCCGTACCCGTAGTGCGGGGCGGCTGAGGAAGCCGACCCTGATGCCGCGGGGGTCCGGGTGCTCCGAGAGCGCGATGTGCCAGTCGCCGTCCAGCATGTCGGCCAGATCGCGCAGCGCCGCCGGGTCGCCGACCTCCTGGACACCGAGCAGTGTGGGGTCGAGGTCCGTGATCATCGAGGCCAGGGCGGTGAGCTTCGCCTTGTACGCGTCCTCGTTCCTCGGTCCGAACCGGCCGCCGGGCCGGTACAGGTTCTCCAGATTCCAGGTGCCGAGAAGCATGCCGGGCTCCTTCCGGGGAGCGCTGCCGGTCGGGACG carries:
- a CDS encoding endonuclease/exonuclease/phosphatase family protein, giving the protein MLLGTWNLENLYRPGGRFGPRNEDAYKAKLTALASMITDLDPTLLGVQEVGDPAALRDLADMLDGDWHIALSEHPDPRGIRVGFLSRPALRVRADTNAFPTPLRPVQGDDDGEPVDRTGRGFLAVEIAMGAMTLTVAVCHLKSKLLTYPGGRFQPRDEGERARYGAYALYRRAAEATTLRALADEFLDGKGRERNVAVLGDLNDEIAAATTQILQGPPGSEIKTPGFERPDKGDASRLWNIAPLIDEKQRFSRVHAGRPELIDHILVSRLLLDHVTGAGTGAPAQEVTTLPSVGDDPSARRDEAGSDHAPVWARIRV
- a CDS encoding FUSC family protein, with the translated sequence MPRPALALPPWLAHALRAQRGPVPWSAVVRGALAAGPLLLVAVLVDRPSIGVVAALGAMLAGTNDRPGSRRASIKRLGVPALAGAGGLFLGAYLGEQAGAVLLTLALTGLGLVGGAVSAVGPVASGAGTQLLVAAAVGAGMPLPEPGWQRALFFFGGAVWLIVLRLVLPTPGALVNDLRDFRFDGERAAVASVYEAVAALLAAVGGDDAMARRAALTAALDHAQDALAGPRLRRYASSAAERRLRAQYAAALPLAEAATALAWSGDALPARAADGPRRLAVAVRTGEACGPLPAPSRSVPGLRALDDALLHAAEAFDRGGKKPSPKGSSGPIDLGAQLTARHGLHLRPVRAKALLRTVTGAGGREYGLRVALSFGASAAVAQALHHVHWYWLPATAVFLVKPDLGPLVSRVLCRAAGTVLGAVVFAGFAAVLPAPEGLVALVAVSGALIPVALRHFAAQTAVITVLVLSLVMVGGEPQASWSRIGETLLACAIVLLVGHLPAPGQRGGNVRARLGRATEAAHAYLAQVLSGADDRAARWALRREAYRTLAEARAAIDRASAELPTLARHTEGTDEVADTLERLVDTTTACAVHLDDTGRLTPQHTERIATLLDELVERRERAGLTSEYDRLGPGSSLNLSA